In Ignavibacteria bacterium, a single window of DNA contains:
- a CDS encoding integrase core domain-containing protein, which translates to MSKYKVISSRGKVLILRELLENKVPINQLAEKHDIHPNDIYIWRKKLVVQSGIDKYSNAKPRIISDNGSQFISKDFAGYLKMLGLKHVRTSIMYPQSNGKIERFHRTISTECIRKKSMIDLNDARKQIANYVEFYNTKRLHSALNYLTPEDYVKGRKDDRLKERESKLIEAKKARYEAANVS; encoded by the coding sequence ATGTCAAAGTACAAAGTTATTTCATCGAGGGGAAAAGTTCTGATATTGAGAGAACTACTTGAGAACAAGGTCCCAATAAACCAGCTTGCTGAAAAGCACGATATTCATCCAAATGATATATATATCTGGAGAAAGAAATTAGTTGTTCAAAGTGGAATAGATAAGTACTCAAATGCAAAACCGAGAATAATAAGTGATAACGGTTCACAGTTTATATCGAAAGACTTTGCAGGATATTTAAAGATGTTGGGATTAAAACACGTAAGGACATCTATAATGTATCCGCAAAGCAATGGTAAAATAGAAAGATTCCATAGAACCATTTCCACAGAATGCATAAGGAAGAAATCAATGATTGACTTGAATGATGCAAGGAAGCAGATAGCAAACTATGTAGAATTTTATAACACAAAAAGATTACATAGTGCATTGAATTATTTAACACCGGAAGATTATGTTAAAGGAAGAAAAGATGACAGACTTAAAGAAAGAGAATCAAAACTAATAGAAGCAAAAAAGGCAAGATATGAGGCTGCTAATGTTAGTTAA